One Acinetobacter piscicola genomic window, CGCAAGATTCATTGTGATTTGAAAGATGTTGGCGAAAGTTGCGGTATCAATCGAGTACATCACTCATGAAGGAGAATGGTCTCCAGTCACAGCATGGCTATTGCAAACCTAGAGCTAGTGTTAGTACTCCATCCATTGTGGCTCGAAATACTTTAGACAGACAGTTTAACCCCAACTAGCCCAACCAGTTGTGGGTGACTGAAATCACTTATATTCGCACTCATGAAGGATGATTGTATCTTGCAGTAGTAATCGACCTCTTCTCACAGCTAGTCGTTGGCTGGTCTATGAAGTCGAGAATCACAACAGATCTGGTTTTAGATGCTCTACTGATGGGTTTGTGGCGAAGAAGCCCAAAGAACAAAGTCCTGATTCATTCTGATCGAGGTAGCCAATACACCAGTGATGAATGGCAGACATTTCTCAAGCATCACAACCTTGAAAGCAGTATGAGTCGGCGTGGAAACTGCTATGATAATGCTGTTGCTGAGAGCTTTTTTCAGCTGTTAAAGCGAGAGAGGATCAAGAAGAAAATCTGGTGGTGTTTCAAAAAGTATGCTGAAAGAAAGACAGGCAAGAATTTGATACGATAGGGAAATGCAAATAACTCTACAAATCAAATGTCCTACCTGCCTGAGCGACAGTATAAAGAAAAATGGCATAAAACTATATGGTAAGCAAAATTACCAATGTAAAATATGCAAACGTCAATTTATCGGTGATCATGCATTGAGTTATCAAGGCTGTCACTCTGGTATCAAAAGCAAAATACTACATCTGATGGTGCGAGGCAGTGGTGTTAGAGATATTGCCGAAGTTGAGAGATTGAGTATTGGTAAGGTTTTACGTACGCTCAGCCAATCAAAATATCAACTTCAAGCACGGCAAATTCATTATGAAATCCTTGAAGTAGATGAGTTTTTGACTTTTGTCGGTAATAAGCAAAATAAACAATGGTTGATTTACGCCTATCATCGAGAAACAGGTGAAATCGTTGCTTATGTATGGGGTAAACGAGATTTAACCACAGCAAAACGACTTAAATTAAAATTAAAGCAGCTAGGTGTGAGCTATACCTATATATCAAGTGACAATTGGGATAGCTTTGTTACGACCTTTAAAAAATGTAAACAATTGATAGGTAAGTTTTTTACTGTGGGTATTGAGGGCAATAATTGTCGCTTACGCCATCGGATTAGGCGAGGGTTTAGGAGGAGTTGCAACTTCTCAAAAAAGCTGGACAATCATTTTAAGGCCTTTGATTTAGTGTTCTTTTATATCAACAATGGATTCGTTTAATAGCAGCATACTTTTTGGAACACCTCCCATAATTGAAGTCCTCAGTTTGTGTTTGTTGAGATATTTATTAGGACTGAAAGTGTGTATTGGTTCGTTATGTAATATCGAGCCTTACAGGGGGTGACTTCAATTGTGAGGGTTTGTATATCAGGCATATACAAAGGCGAATTGTAAAAAGACTTAATACAACCAATAAAAAACCGCCTGCGGTTGCAAACGGTTCTTTTGACTTTATCGCAAAATAAAATCAGCAATCTGCATCAGATCGGCAACAAAGCTAATCAGTTGCAGAACATAGAATACGATTGTATTCATATAATGCCCCCAAAATTAGGGCATTGATATCGTAGCCACGATGATGTTTAATTAACGTAAGCTAAGTTAGCTTAGCTATCTGCTCAAATATCTTCATAGTAATACCAATGCTAAATGGATATTCGGATATTCAGCTGCTCCACTCGAAATTTTAGTCGAGGACGAGGGAGTAGCTACCTCATTTCACAGTATAAAAATTTCAATAACTGCTTAACTTAAACATCACTATAACTGTAGTTTTTGACAGATATCAAGTTTACATTTCGATAAATTTTTTCTTAAATCTAAAATTATAATTTCTACTATGTAGTAGTATTTTTATATCTTCTTATCAGACAAAGAGATAACAAGTTAAGATTTGAAATATTGATTGTTTACAACCATGTGGAAAACTCAACATCTTTAGTTAAAATATTTAATATTCAAAATAATTTAAAAATATTTAATATAAATCAGAATTTTAAAATTAGTTGACACTCAGTTAAAATGTAAATAAGAAGTACTAATAATCAAGTACAGTACGTATTACACGTCCAAATAACCCCACTTTATTCTTAGTTTTTTTCTCTTGAACAATTGGCTTACGCTCTTTTTCTTGCTCTAGTGGCTGTGTTTCTTTATTTTTCTGCACATGTTCCGTCTGTTGCTGCGATTTCGGTGTACCAAGTAACCTCTGTAGTAATTCGATCTGCTCATCTTTAACAGACAACTGACCATTTTTAGCTTTCAATTCTTCACGCTGAAATTGCTCTCGCTCTTTGGCTTCCTCAAGCTGTTTTTGAAGCATGTGAACTTGTTGTTCCAATAAGTGAACTTCCGACAACTTCGGTATTTCGATTGAATATCTTCTAATTGTTTTTTTAATGAATCTACTTCAGTGACCTTTTCTTCCATGTTTTTTATTTTAATTTTAAATTCTGTATTTTCTTTATTAAATATTAGTTTAGAAATACAAAATCCTAATACTAAACAAATAATAGACCTCTTGCGAAAGTCGTTATTGCAAGTTCATTCGGTTTACCAGTACAGCGATTAAGTTAATGCGTAAACCGAATCTTTTTCGTCTATTTCGATAGCGTTCACTTAGTATTCTAAATCTTTTCAATTGACTGTTAATATGTTCGATTACAACTCGTATTTTTCCAATCATTTTATTGTAATTTTTCTCAGCATCAAATAAGGGGAAATTCTTCTTTTTCTTTATTGGCATCAATAATTTAAAGCCATCTTGCTCTAACCCATAGTACCCTAAATCGGTTATAACATAGTCACAATGTTTGAATTTCTTAACTGTTTTTCTTGCCAATTTAATATCATGCTGAC contains:
- a CDS encoding IS1 family transposase — protein: MQITLQIKCPTCLSDSIKKNGIKLYGKQNYQCKICKRQFIGDHALSYQGCHSGIKSKILHLMVRGSGVRDIAEVERLSIGKVLRTLSQSKYQLQARQIHYEILEVDEFLTFVGNKQNKQWLIYAYHRETGEIVAYVWGKRDLTTAKRLKLKLKQLGVSYTYISSDNWDSFVTTFKKCKQLIGKFFTVGIEGNNCRLRHRIRRGFRRSCNFSKKLDNHFKAFDLVFFYINNGFV